Proteins from one Chroococcidiopsis sp. CCMEE 29 genomic window:
- a CDS encoding thioesterase II family protein: MTNTPTFNAWVTCPKPNPQANLRLFCFPYAGGSTLSFRTWSNSLPTTVEVCPIELPGRGIQIRSVPFTQLEPLVQAIAQALLPYLDKSFAFFGHSMGALVSFEVARLLRKQDEREPIHLFVSGRRAPQIPSSEPPIHTLPEPAFLDKLRRLNGTPRAVLENVELMQMLLPTLRADFAVIETYVYATESPLNFPITAFGGLQDIEVNFDRLQAWRQQTNASFSLQMLPGDHFFLHSAQAMLLQSLAQHLQARSPVGLQKQSF, from the coding sequence GTGACAAACACACCAACCTTTAATGCTTGGGTTACCTGTCCCAAGCCCAACCCTCAGGCGAACCTGCGGCTATTCTGTTTCCCCTACGCAGGTGGCAGTACTTTGAGCTTTCGCACATGGTCAAACAGTCTACCTACAACTGTCGAAGTCTGTCCCATCGAACTCCCTGGACGGGGAATTCAGATCAGGTCAGTTCCATTTACACAGTTAGAACCGCTAGTTCAGGCGATCGCTCAAGCTCTTTTACCGTACTTAGACAAATCCTTTGCCTTCTTTGGTCATAGCATGGGTGCGCTCGTCAGCTTCGAGGTTGCTCGTCTACTTCGCAAACAGGATGAGCGAGAACCAATACACCTATTTGTGTCCGGTCGCCGCGCTCCCCAAATCCCGTCCTCAGAACCGCCTATCCACACCCTGCCAGAACCTGCATTTCTCGACAAACTCCGCCGTCTCAACGGTACTCCCAGAGCAGTGTTAGAAAATGTCGAACTGATGCAAATGCTGCTTCCCACTTTACGGGCAGACTTTGCTGTAATTGAAACTTATGTTTACGCGACCGAGTCGCCGCTAAACTTTCCCATCACTGCTTTTGGTGGTTTGCAGGATATTGAGGTTAACTTTGATCGCCTTCAAGCTTGGCGACAGCAGACAAACGCTTCCTTCTCGCTGCAAATGCTTCCAGGCGACCATTTCTTTTTGCATTCAGCCCAAGCAATGCTACTTCAAAGCTTAGCTCAACACCTACAGGCGCGATCGCCAGTTGGGTTGCAAAAACAGAGTTTCTAG
- a CDS encoding dihydrolipoamide acetyltransferase family protein, translating into MIHEVFMPALSSTMTEGKIVSWVKSPGDKVEKGETVVVVESDKADMDVESFYEGYIATILVQAGEVAPVGDAIALVAETEAEIETAQQQTNSGGASQATTEEATTSPGQMADISATVETPASASTRANESQNGSNRNNGRTIVSPRARKLAKELKVDLSNIKGSGPYGRIVAEDVEAAANKGKQPSTTTVPAPTSKPVAPPPPAPAAKPAQIPAPVAAVPGQVVPLNTLQNAVVRNMVASLQVPTYHVGYTITIDELDKLYKQIKSKGVTMTALLAKAVAVTLQKHPLLNASYTEQGIQYHTGINISVAVAMDDGGLITPVLQNADREDIYSLSRNWKALVDRARAKQLQPEEYNSGTFTLSNLGMFGVDRFDAILPPGQGSILAIGASRPQVVATADGMFGVRQQMQVNITCDHRIIYGAHAAAFLQDLAKLIETNSQSLTQ; encoded by the coding sequence ATGATTCACGAAGTCTTCATGCCCGCTCTTAGTTCCACGATGACCGAAGGCAAAATTGTCTCTTGGGTCAAATCACCTGGTGACAAGGTAGAAAAAGGCGAAACAGTGGTGGTTGTCGAATCTGATAAGGCAGACATGGATGTGGAGTCCTTCTACGAGGGCTATATTGCGACTATCCTTGTGCAGGCAGGTGAAGTTGCCCCAGTGGGAGACGCGATTGCCCTAGTTGCAGAAACAGAAGCTGAAATAGAAACTGCACAACAACAAACAAACTCTGGCGGTGCTAGCCAAGCTACTACAGAAGAGGCTACCACTTCTCCAGGACAGATGGCTGATATCTCAGCTACAGTCGAAACACCTGCCTCAGCCAGCACTAGAGCAAATGAGTCTCAAAACGGCTCGAACAGAAATAACGGGCGAACTATCGTTTCACCCCGCGCCCGGAAGTTGGCAAAGGAACTCAAAGTTGATTTGAGTAATATCAAAGGCAGTGGTCCCTATGGTCGAATTGTTGCCGAAGATGTAGAGGCGGCTGCTAATAAGGGCAAGCAACCCAGTACAACAACAGTCCCAGCGCCAACAAGCAAGCCTGTCGCACCTCCCCCTCCTGCACCAGCAGCTAAGCCAGCACAAATTCCAGCCCCTGTTGCAGCAGTTCCTGGTCAAGTCGTGCCTCTGAACACACTGCAAAATGCGGTGGTGCGGAATATGGTAGCCAGCTTGCAGGTACCAACCTACCATGTCGGCTACACCATTACCATTGACGAGCTGGACAAGCTTTACAAACAGATTAAGTCGAAGGGTGTAACGATGACAGCGCTACTGGCAAAAGCTGTAGCGGTGACGTTGCAGAAACATCCTCTACTTAATGCTAGTTATACAGAGCAGGGGATTCAGTACCATACTGGCATTAATATTTCTGTGGCGGTAGCAATGGATGATGGCGGATTGATTACGCCAGTGTTGCAGAATGCAGATCGGGAAGATATATATTCTTTATCACGTAATTGGAAAGCTTTGGTAGACCGTGCTAGAGCTAAGCAGCTGCAACCAGAAGAGTACAACAGCGGCACGTTTACGCTGTCGAATTTGGGGATGTTTGGCGTAGATCGATTTGATGCGATTTTGCCGCCTGGACAGGGTTCAATCTTGGCGATCGGCGCATCACGACCTCAAGTTGTGGCAACAGCTGACGGCATGTTTGGTGTACGGCAACAGATGCAGGTGAATATTACTTGTGACCATCGGATTATTTACGGTGCTCATGCTGCTGCCTTCTTGCAGGATCTAGCGAAGTTGATTGAGACGAATTCTCAATCTTTGACCCAGTAA
- a CDS encoding ABA4-like family protein: MAINQLFTGANLFVLPFWALIILLPNWGVTKRVMESYLPFVVLAGVYLYLFASSITPENAQALSNPQLADIAQFFGEETAAATGWIHFLVMDLFVGRWIYWEGQRTGIWTIHSLALCLFAGPLGLLSHILTRWSAQKFFARSNSEAQALADATTPSSGTSSF, from the coding sequence ATGGCAATCAATCAACTGTTCACTGGCGCTAATCTTTTCGTTCTACCCTTTTGGGCACTGATAATTCTGTTGCCGAACTGGGGAGTAACAAAGCGGGTAATGGAATCCTATCTCCCCTTCGTAGTGTTGGCAGGAGTGTATTTGTATTTGTTTGCTAGCAGCATTACACCCGAAAACGCTCAAGCCTTGTCTAATCCGCAATTAGCAGATATCGCCCAATTTTTTGGAGAAGAAACAGCAGCAGCAACTGGATGGATTCATTTTCTAGTAATGGATCTGTTTGTCGGTCGTTGGATTTATTGGGAAGGGCAGCGAACGGGTATCTGGACAATTCACTCACTCGCTCTTTGTTTGTTTGCTGGTCCTTTGGGGCTACTGTCTCACATTTTGACTCGCTGGAGCGCTCAGAAATTTTTTGCCCGTTCTAATAGTGAGGCGCAGGCATTAGCAGATGCCACCACGCCTTCAAGCGGTACGTCGTCATTTTAA
- the glgP gene encoding alpha-glucan family phosphorylase produces the protein MQPIRTFNVSPSLPPRLEPLRRLAYNLQWDWNVEAKDLFRRLDPDLWESSHHNPVLLLGNISQARLQEAAEDEGLLAQMDRAARQLEEYLHERTWYDKNRGQGSGVRGQETKESTPSPLSECYAYFSAEFGLVDCLPIYSGGLGVLAGDHLKSASDQGLPLVGVGLLYQQGYFAQYLNADGWQQERYPINDFYNMPLHLERNPDGSELRIAVDYPGRTVYARVWRVQVGTVPLYMLDTNIEPNNSYDQNITDQLYGGDIDMRIHQEIMLGIGGVRMLKALGLNVTAYHMNEGHSAFLALERIRMLMQEERLDFATAKQVVAASNLFTTHTPVPAGIDLFPPDKVLYYLGRYADIFGLSRDQLLGLGRENTGDLTAPFSMAVLALKMATFTNGVAQLHGMVSREMFQSLWRNLPKEEVPITAITNGVHARSCVAKSTQELYDRYLGPNWSSAPAENPLWERMNAIPDEELWRNHERCRLDMIVYVRDHLVKHLRDRGASPLEITEAQEVLDPFALTIGFARRFATYKRATLWMRDLERIKRILGNRNRKVQFVIAGKAHPKDIPGKELIREINHFIRDQGYEKQIVFVPNYDIHVARLLVAGCDVWLNTPRRPREASGTSGMKAAMNGLLNLSVLDGWWDEADYVRTGWAIGNGEIYNDPTYQDEVEANALYDLIEQEVMPVFYERDADGLPRRWIDKMKDAIRLNCPFFNTARMVRDYALRGYFPASDRFFTLTANDYAPAKELAQWKANLVEHWFNIKIEDIDISEPAEIQVNRTIAVKARVNLATLTPDDVQIELYQGSVDATGEIVHGIPVVMDFQGEDQQGRSIYTANITYTHSGLQGLSLRVLPKHPYLSSSYEPRLVLWATDPNTVRVHTLDSQSSGDDVTSSAIAQHPVAL, from the coding sequence ATGCAACCAATTCGTACATTTAATGTCTCTCCCTCCTTACCGCCACGGCTCGAACCCTTACGGCGGCTAGCCTATAACCTGCAATGGGACTGGAACGTTGAAGCCAAAGACTTGTTTCGTCGCCTAGACCCCGACCTTTGGGAATCCAGCCACCACAACCCCGTCTTGCTGCTGGGCAACATCAGTCAAGCACGGCTACAAGAAGCAGCGGAAGACGAAGGCTTGCTGGCTCAGATGGACAGGGCAGCCCGTCAGTTAGAAGAATACCTGCATGAGCGCACTTGGTATGACAAGAATAGGGGTCAGGGGTCAGGGGTCAGGGGTCAGGAGACCAAAGAATCCACCCCCTCGCCCCTTTCTGAGTGCTATGCTTATTTTTCGGCAGAATTTGGTCTGGTAGATTGCTTGCCGATCTACTCTGGTGGCTTAGGTGTTCTGGCAGGCGATCATCTTAAATCTGCTAGCGACCAGGGGTTACCGCTTGTCGGTGTAGGCTTACTCTACCAGCAAGGCTACTTTGCCCAGTATCTCAACGCTGATGGCTGGCAGCAGGAACGCTACCCGATTAACGACTTCTACAATATGCCCTTGCACCTGGAGCGCAATCCTGATGGTTCGGAGTTGCGAATTGCCGTAGATTATCCAGGTCGCACCGTCTATGCCAGAGTATGGCGAGTGCAGGTAGGAACGGTGCCACTGTACATGCTGGACACCAATATCGAACCTAACAATTCTTACGACCAAAACATCACCGATCAGCTGTATGGTGGCGACATCGATATGCGTATCCACCAAGAAATCATGCTGGGCATTGGTGGAGTAAGGATGCTGAAGGCACTAGGACTGAATGTAACAGCGTACCACATGAATGAGGGGCACTCGGCGTTCTTGGCGCTGGAGCGTATCCGGATGTTGATGCAGGAGGAGAGGCTAGATTTTGCCACAGCTAAACAAGTAGTCGCTGCGAGTAATCTCTTCACGACCCACACGCCGGTACCAGCTGGGATTGATTTGTTTCCCCCGGATAAAGTCTTGTACTACCTGGGACGCTATGCCGACATTTTTGGGTTGTCAAGAGACCAACTTCTAGGGTTAGGACGTGAAAATACAGGTGATTTAACCGCGCCTTTCAGTATGGCAGTTCTGGCACTGAAGATGGCAACATTTACCAATGGTGTCGCCCAGCTGCACGGGATGGTGTCGCGTGAGATGTTTCAGAGTTTATGGCGGAATCTACCAAAAGAGGAAGTGCCAATTACGGCGATTACGAATGGCGTTCATGCCCGTAGTTGTGTTGCCAAATCAACTCAGGAGTTGTACGACCGCTACTTGGGTCCCAATTGGTCGTCAGCACCAGCAGAGAACCCTTTGTGGGAGCGGATGAATGCGATTCCCGATGAGGAATTGTGGCGAAATCACGAGCGCTGCCGGTTGGACATGATTGTGTATGTGCGGGATCATTTAGTGAAGCATTTGCGCGATCGCGGTGCTTCCCCGCTTGAAATTACCGAAGCGCAAGAAGTGCTTGACCCCTTCGCTTTAACCATTGGGTTTGCCCGTCGCTTTGCCACCTACAAGCGGGCAACCTTATGGATGCGCGATTTGGAGCGGATTAAGCGGATTTTGGGAAATAGAAACCGCAAGGTGCAATTCGTCATTGCTGGTAAAGCCCATCCTAAAGATATTCCGGGTAAGGAATTGATCCGCGAAATCAACCACTTCATCCGCGACCAAGGATATGAAAAGCAGATAGTGTTTGTACCCAACTACGACATTCATGTGGCACGGTTGCTGGTTGCCGGTTGTGATGTGTGGCTCAACACACCCCGCCGTCCGAGAGAAGCTTCTGGTACGAGTGGGATGAAGGCTGCAATGAATGGGTTGCTGAATCTGAGTGTGCTAGATGGCTGGTGGGACGAGGCAGATTATGTTCGCACTGGTTGGGCAATTGGCAATGGTGAAATCTATAACGACCCTACTTACCAGGATGAGGTGGAGGCAAACGCCCTGTATGACTTGATTGAGCAGGAAGTAATGCCTGTGTTCTACGAGCGAGATGCTGATGGGTTGCCGCGGCGGTGGATTGACAAAATGAAGGATGCTATCCGGTTAAATTGTCCATTTTTTAATACGGCACGGATGGTGCGGGATTATGCGCTGCGGGGCTATTTCCCAGCAAGCGATCGCTTCTTCACTCTAACCGCTAACGACTACGCCCCAGCTAAGGAGTTAGCACAGTGGAAGGCGAATCTGGTCGAGCATTGGTTCAACATCAAAATCGAAGACATTGATATCTCTGAGCCAGCTGAAATCCAGGTGAATAGAACCATTGCCGTCAAAGCCAGAGTGAATTTGGCAACTCTGACTCCAGATGATGTGCAGATAGAACTCTATCAAGGTTCTGTTGATGCAACTGGGGAGATTGTCCACGGCATTCCGGTTGTGATGGACTTCCAGGGCGAGGATCAACAGGGTCGTAGCATTTACACGGCTAACATCACTTATACTCATTCTGGTTTGCAGGGCTTGTCTCTACGGGTGTTGCCGAAACACCCATACCTATCCAGTTCGTATGAGCCGAGGTTAGTTCTCTGGGCAACCGATCCTAATACTGTACGAGTACACACTCTAGACTCACAATCGAGTGGGGATGATGTAACCAGCAGCGCGATCGCCCAGCATCCAGTTGCGCTCTAA
- a CDS encoding heme oxygenase (biliverdin-producing): MSSNLATKLREGTKKAHTMAENVGFVKCFLKGVVEKNSYRKLVANFYFVYSAMEEEMERHQQHPILSKIDFQQLNRKRSLEQDLQFYYGANWREQVDLSPSGKEYVQRIREISASEPELLIAHSYTRYLGDLSGGQILKGIAQRAMNLNDGQGTAFYEFKDIPDEKQFKATYRQAMNELPIDEVTADRIVDEANAAFGMNMKLFQELEGNLIKAIGQMLFNTLTRRRTRGNTELATAD; this comes from the coding sequence ATGAGCAGTAATTTAGCCACAAAATTGCGTGAAGGTACCAAAAAAGCCCACACAATGGCAGAAAACGTTGGTTTTGTCAAGTGCTTTTTAAAAGGGGTAGTAGAGAAGAACTCTTACCGCAAGCTGGTTGCCAACTTCTACTTCGTCTACTCAGCGATGGAAGAAGAAATGGAGCGGCATCAGCAACATCCAATCCTATCGAAAATTGACTTCCAACAGCTGAACCGGAAGCGTAGCTTAGAGCAAGACCTTCAGTTCTACTATGGTGCCAACTGGCGAGAGCAAGTTGATCTATCTCCATCTGGTAAAGAATACGTGCAGCGGATTCGGGAAATATCTGCATCAGAACCTGAACTGTTGATTGCCCATTCTTACACCCGCTATCTCGGCGATTTATCTGGTGGTCAAATTCTTAAGGGCATTGCTCAACGGGCGATGAACTTAAATGACGGACAAGGCACTGCTTTCTATGAATTCAAAGACATTCCTGATGAGAAGCAGTTCAAAGCTACCTATCGGCAAGCAATGAATGAGCTGCCTATTGATGAGGTTACCGCAGATCGGATTGTAGATGAAGCCAATGCCGCTTTTGGCATGAATATGAAGCTGTTCCAGGAACTAGAGGGCAATTTGATCAAGGCAATCGGTCAAATGCTATTCAACACCTTGACACGCCGTCGCACTCGCGGCAATACTGAGCTGGCAACGGCTGATTAA
- the cobW gene encoding cobalamin biosynthesis protein CobW, with protein sequence MATKIPVTVITGFLGSGKTTLIRHLLQHNQGKRIAVLVNEFGELGIDGELLRSCQICPEDADSEVNIVELTNGCLCCTVQEEFLPMMLTLLQRRDKLDYILIETSGLALPKPLVKAFRWPEIRNAATVDAVITVVDCAAVAAGTFASDPEAVEQERQADPNLEHETPLQELFEDQLACADLVVLNKTDLIDASAQAQVVELIQQELPRVVKVMPSDRGQVDPSILLGFQAAVEENLATRPSHHDTEEDHEHDDEITSTHVVLNRTFNPTVLQNQLQLLAQAQDIYRIKGFVAVSNKSMRLVLQGVGTRFEQFYDRPWQPDELQQTQLVFIGRDLKPREIEAQLVALPL encoded by the coding sequence ATGGCTACAAAAATTCCTGTTACAGTAATTACTGGCTTTTTAGGCAGTGGTAAGACGACCTTAATTCGTCACTTGCTACAGCACAATCAGGGCAAACGCATTGCAGTTTTGGTCAATGAGTTTGGAGAACTGGGTATCGATGGTGAACTACTCCGTTCTTGTCAAATCTGTCCAGAAGATGCAGATAGCGAGGTGAACATTGTTGAGTTGACGAATGGTTGCCTGTGTTGCACAGTGCAAGAAGAATTTTTGCCAATGATGCTGACGCTGCTGCAACGGCGAGACAAACTGGACTATATTCTGATTGAAACTTCTGGACTGGCATTGCCAAAGCCACTGGTGAAGGCGTTTCGCTGGCCGGAAATTCGCAATGCTGCTACAGTGGATGCTGTAATCACAGTAGTGGATTGTGCAGCGGTAGCAGCCGGGACATTCGCCAGCGATCCAGAAGCGGTAGAGCAAGAGCGACAAGCAGATCCGAATCTGGAGCATGAGACACCATTACAGGAACTGTTTGAAGACCAGCTGGCTTGTGCGGATTTGGTAGTGTTGAATAAAACTGATTTAATTGATGCCTCAGCGCAAGCTCAAGTTGTGGAGTTGATTCAACAAGAGCTGCCTAGAGTTGTGAAGGTTATGCCGAGCGATCGCGGCCAGGTAGATCCATCTATTTTACTCGGCTTCCAAGCTGCGGTAGAAGAAAACTTAGCGACTCGCCCTAGCCATCATGACACTGAAGAAGACCACGAACACGATGACGAGATTACCTCAACTCACGTAGTTTTGAACCGCACATTTAACCCCACTGTGCTGCAAAATCAATTACAACTGCTAGCACAAGCACAAGATATTTACCGAATTAAGGGATTTGTGGCTGTTTCCAACAAATCAATGCGGCTAGTGTTGCAAGGTGTAGGAACACGCTTTGAGCAATTTTATGACCGCCCGTGGCAACCAGATGAGCTACAGCAAACACAGTTAGTATTTATTGGTCGCGATCTTAAGCCAAGGGAAATTGAGGCGCAATTAGTAGCATTGCCGCTCTGA
- a CDS encoding aspartate aminotransferase family protein, whose product MTKNASNLQQPQPPIDAIPITQQDSQQSVSIRQKEHLEALIARYTKRTKTSKQLAQTYRPVLADPRNARFSLFLKEMFYPIVGKRSVGSKIWDVDGNEYIDLLMGFGVNLFGHNPPFVKAVLEAQLDQGIQIGPQAELAGEVAELISELTGMERVTFSNTGTEAVMTALRLARTATGRNKIALFSNSYHGHFDGTLAKAAGENPQAVPIAPGVIFNLVADVLVLNYGNPQSLEIIKAHERELAAVLVEPVQTHRPDLQPKAFLQQLRQLTKESGIALIFDEMVTGFRIHPGGAQAWFGIEADIATYGKIVGGGMPIGIVAGKAAYMDGIDGGMWNYGDASSPQAKTTFFAGTFCKHPLAMAAAKAVLEHLKSQGPSLQEQLNQRTSKFVETLNAFFEEVQLPIRLANFGSYFGPVPVENSTQSNNSAALEGLSLLNYHLLDKGIFIRGGDGFLSTAHTDEDINYIIQAVRDSVEEMQEGVLLG is encoded by the coding sequence ATGACCAAAAACGCCTCTAACTTACAACAGCCTCAGCCACCCATTGATGCAATCCCCATTACGCAGCAAGATTCGCAACAAAGCGTGAGCATCCGGCAAAAGGAGCATCTGGAGGCATTGATTGCACGCTATACCAAACGCACCAAAACATCAAAACAACTTGCACAAACTTATCGTCCGGTTCTAGCCGATCCTAGAAACGCAAGGTTCAGTTTGTTTCTCAAAGAAATGTTTTATCCCATTGTAGGAAAACGCTCTGTTGGCTCCAAAATATGGGATGTCGATGGGAATGAATACATAGATCTGTTGATGGGATTTGGGGTCAATCTCTTTGGGCACAATCCTCCTTTTGTCAAAGCTGTCCTGGAAGCGCAACTCGATCAAGGCATACAGATTGGTCCCCAAGCTGAACTGGCTGGTGAAGTCGCTGAGTTAATTAGCGAACTCACAGGTATGGAGCGAGTGACCTTTTCTAATACGGGTACAGAAGCAGTCATGACCGCGTTGCGCTTAGCAAGAACAGCAACAGGTCGCAACAAAATTGCGCTCTTCTCAAATTCTTATCATGGTCATTTTGATGGAACGTTGGCAAAGGCAGCAGGCGAAAATCCACAAGCCGTACCCATCGCACCAGGAGTTATTTTCAACTTGGTGGCAGATGTTTTAGTTCTCAATTATGGAAATCCTCAATCGCTTGAGATTATCAAAGCCCACGAGCGGGAATTAGCAGCTGTTCTGGTTGAACCTGTGCAAACCCACCGACCCGATTTACAACCCAAAGCTTTTCTCCAGCAGCTGAGGCAATTAACAAAAGAATCAGGGATAGCCTTAATCTTTGATGAAATGGTTACCGGCTTCCGCATTCATCCGGGTGGGGCGCAAGCTTGGTTTGGCATAGAAGCAGACATTGCAACTTATGGCAAGATTGTCGGTGGTGGAATGCCGATTGGCATTGTGGCTGGCAAAGCTGCTTACATGGATGGAATTGATGGCGGGATGTGGAACTATGGAGACGCATCCTCTCCTCAAGCCAAAACAACGTTTTTTGCAGGTACTTTTTGCAAGCATCCTTTAGCAATGGCCGCAGCAAAGGCTGTACTGGAGCATCTAAAAAGTCAGGGACCTTCCTTGCAGGAGCAGTTAAATCAACGCACGTCAAAATTTGTGGAAACGCTGAATGCTTTCTTTGAAGAAGTTCAATTGCCCATCCGGCTGGCAAATTTTGGTTCGTACTTTGGTCCTGTTCCTGTGGAAAATTCCACCCAATCTAATAATTCTGCCGCATTAGAAGGTCTCAGCCTGTTAAATTATCACCTGCTCGATAAGGGAATCTTTATCCGAGGAGGAGATGGTTTCCTATCCACAGCTCATACAGATGAGGATATTAATTACATAATTCAGGCTGTTAGGGATAGCGTTGAGGAAATGCAAGAGGGGGTATTGTTAGGTTAA
- a CDS encoding acylase — MFKAFLQWCGLRGGLSLDKLLYWCRHAAFRVFKRKKFQLLPLIFGFIFALFIGISSKATLPTSTEILWDTYGIPHIYGKDTQSTFQAFGWAQMQSHGNLLLRLYGQARGRAAQYWGEEYLESDRWVQLMGIPERASSWYEAQSPAFRSNLDAFAAGINAYAKAHPDLIDDELEVMLPVEPVDILAHGQRVLHFTFVVNPESINDNVEKIGEKSNPKGSNGWAIAPSRSASGKAMLLANPHLPWSDLFLWYEAQLTAPGIDAYGATLVGIPVLAIAFNDNLGWTHTVNTHDGWDTYELQLVEGGYRFDGKVRTFQTEKKTLQVKQDNGTLRSESVVVQHSIHGPVVAQKQGKALALRVVGLDQPGALEQWWDMARAKNLTQFEAALKRLQLPMFTVMYADRDGHIMHLFNGQVPIRSQGDFEDWEGIIPGDTSKTLWTKTHPYRDLPRVVDPRSGWLQNANDPPWTTTFPRALNPDQYPPYMAPRGPMDFRAQRSARMLDEDKRISFEEMVKYKHSTRMELADRILDDLIPAARKYGDESARRAADVLEDWDRQADADSRGGVLFAQWVEGMDFPAAFATPWKEESPRITPDGLADPQGATKVLAIAAAKVEAAYGALDVAWGDVFRLKSGGKDLPANGGPGNLGIFRVLNFAPTPDGHFQSVDGDSYIAAIEFSNPVRAMTLTSYGNATQPSSPPIGEQLQLFVRKELHPVWRSRQEIIAHLEQRQVF; from the coding sequence ATGTTTAAAGCTTTTTTACAATGGTGTGGTCTTAGAGGTGGTTTGTCTCTTGATAAACTTCTGTATTGGTGTAGGCACGCTGCATTCAGAGTTTTTAAAAGAAAAAAATTTCAACTTTTACCGTTGATATTCGGTTTCATCTTTGCTTTGTTTATAGGGATTTCTAGTAAAGCAACACTGCCAACATCCACAGAAATACTCTGGGACACTTACGGCATCCCCCATATCTACGGCAAGGATACTCAAAGTACCTTCCAAGCCTTTGGTTGGGCGCAGATGCAAAGCCACGGTAACTTGCTCTTGCGTCTATACGGTCAAGCCCGGGGACGCGCTGCCCAATACTGGGGGGAGGAGTACCTAGAATCAGATCGATGGGTACAACTAATGGGGATTCCTGAACGCGCCTCCTCTTGGTATGAAGCCCAAAGTCCAGCCTTCCGCAGCAATCTGGATGCATTTGCTGCTGGGATCAATGCCTATGCCAAAGCACATCCGGATTTGATTGACGACGAACTTGAGGTCATGCTGCCAGTCGAGCCAGTGGATATACTTGCTCACGGGCAGCGCGTGCTTCATTTTACATTTGTGGTGAATCCGGAGAGCATTAATGACAACGTTGAAAAAATCGGTGAAAAAAGCAACCCAAAAGGTTCTAACGGTTGGGCGATCGCACCATCACGTTCTGCAAGTGGCAAAGCAATGCTGCTAGCAAACCCACATCTACCTTGGTCGGATCTATTCCTTTGGTATGAAGCCCAACTGACCGCTCCAGGAATTGATGCTTACGGGGCAACGCTGGTCGGTATTCCTGTTTTGGCGATTGCCTTCAACGACAACTTAGGCTGGACTCACACGGTCAACACCCATGACGGGTGGGACACTTACGAATTGCAACTGGTAGAAGGAGGCTACCGCTTCGACGGCAAAGTTCGCACCTTCCAAACAGAAAAGAAAACTTTGCAGGTCAAGCAGGATAACGGTACTCTGCGCTCAGAATCAGTTGTGGTGCAACATTCGATTCATGGTCCGGTTGTAGCACAGAAGCAGGGCAAAGCCCTGGCACTGCGAGTTGTTGGACTCGATCAGCCTGGGGCGCTAGAACAGTGGTGGGATATGGCGCGAGCGAAAAACCTAACTCAATTTGAAGCTGCACTTAAGCGCTTACAACTCCCGATGTTTACAGTGATGTACGCAGATCGAGACGGACACATCATGCACCTGTTCAACGGTCAAGTACCAATTCGCTCTCAGGGAGACTTTGAAGACTGGGAGGGTATAATTCCTGGCGATACCTCTAAAACCTTGTGGACAAAAACTCACCCCTACCGCGATCTGCCGCGCGTAGTTGACCCACGCAGCGGTTGGTTGCAGAATGCGAACGATCCGCCTTGGACAACAACGTTCCCACGGGCGCTTAATCCAGATCAATACCCGCCCTACATGGCACCAAGGGGACCAATGGATTTTCGGGCGCAGCGTTCCGCCAGGATGCTGGATGAGGATAAACGCATTTCTTTCGAGGAGATGGTTAAGTACAAGCATTCGACTCGCATGGAACTGGCAGATCGAATTTTAGATGATCTAATTCCCGCCGCTAGGAAGTATGGAGACGAATCAGCGCGTCGAGCCGCCGATGTACTGGAGGATTGGGATCGTCAGGCGGATGCAGATAGCCGGGGAGGAGTACTCTTCGCCCAATGGGTGGAAGGAATGGACTTTCCAGCCGCGTTTGCAACTCCCTGGAAAGAGGAATCCCCACGCATCACACCCGACGGTTTGGCAGATCCTCAAGGAGCAACTAAGGTGCTGGCGATCGCAGCAGCAAAGGTGGAGGCGGCTTATGGGGCGTTAGATGTAGCATGGGGTGATGTTTTTCGGCTGAAGTCTGGTGGTAAAGATCTGCCAGCCAATGGTGGTCCTGGAAATCTCGGTATCTTCCGCGTTCTCAATTTTGCTCCGACTCCTGATGGGCACTTTCAGTCTGTTGATGGCGATTCCTATATCGCCGCGATTGAGTTTTCCAACCCAGTACGAGCTATGACACTCACAAGCTACGGCAACGCAACTCAACCAAGTTCGCCACCTATAGGAGAGCAATTGCAGTTGTTCGTTCGCAAGGAGTTGCATCCAGTTTGGCGATCGCGTCAGGAAATCATAGCCCATTTGGAGCAGCGCCAGGTATTTTGA